Below is a genomic region from Vibrio cortegadensis.
CCTTTTGATGTCACTTGTTCTCTTAGTGTAGAGAGTTCCGTTTCAGGATTCGCGACAACCATTTCAGCAGCACCTAAAGCCGACTGTTGGACTAAGAGTCTGGCGGTCTCTTTATCAAATCCTTGCTCAATCGCTTCAGCTTGCATTGCTTCCATAAAGAGGAAGAAATAGGCGGGAGCACTGCCAGCCGCGGCAATGATATTGTTGATACCTGATTCTTGTTCTACCCAGCATACCTCACCAACGGCACTCATTAGATCTGAAGCAAACATTTTATTTGATTCATCCACGTTGCTAGAGGCGTATAAACCACTCATGCCTTTGCCGAGCAGTGATGGAGTATTTGGCATCACACGTACAAGGTTTAGTTCCGTTGCAAGCATCTCATTGAGTCTTGTCGCTGAAATACCAGCCGCGATAGAAATTACCAGTTTATTACCATAATTGATCGCTTGAAGTGGTTTGCATACTTCTTCCATCATTTGTGGTTTTACTGATAATACGACAACATCAGCTTGAGATGCGGCTGCAAAGTTGTCGTCTGTGGTTAGGATTTTGTAATCTTGCTCTAGCGGTTTTCGTCTGGTTTCAGACGGTGCTGTCGCGGTAATATGATCGGCAGGGTAGCCACTTGCTACTAATCCAGCAATGATTGAGCGAGCCATATTACCAGCTCCGATAAATGCAATTTTCTTATGATCCATCTATTAAAATCCTAATGTTATATCGTGCAAGCTTAGCGGTAGTCACGAGCGCCAAATAGTGCGGTGCCAATTCTTACCATTGTGCTGCCTGCTTCAATGGCGGCGTCCATATCTCCGCTCATACCCATAGAGAGTGTATCTAAGCCGGAATACTGCTCTGCCAACTTATCGTTAATTTGTGTGAGTTGATTAAATGCAGCCAGTTGAGATTGGTGATCGGTCACATTGGCAGGAATTGACATCAACCCTCTTAACGTGAGGTTTGGCAAAGAAGAAATCAACTCCGCGATCTCAAATATTTCTTGCTCTGATGCGCCTGATTTAGATGCTTCACCACTGGTGTTCACTTGAATTAGCACTTGCAGTGGTGGTAAACCTTCTGGGCGCTGATCGCTCAACCTCTGGGCTATTTTTGCGCGAGATACGGTGTGAACCCAGTGAAAGTTTTCTGCAATTGGTTTGGTTTTATTGGACTGGATTGGACCAATAAAGTGCCATTCAAAATTTAAATTAGAATGTTGTTCGGAAAAATGTTTTACTTTATCAACACCTTCTTGCACATAGTTTTCACCAAACCGGACTTGTCCCGCTTGAGCAGCCTCGAGGATTGCCTCTAATGGTTTAGTCTTACTTACGGCTAAAAGTTGCACAGACTCTGGAGCTCGTCCACACTTTTGCTCACAGCTTCGAATCTGTGAGGTGATATGTTTAATGTTTTGTTGAATACTATTCATAGTCGACTTTACTAAGGAAAATAAATGGATATCTCTGAATTACTGGATTTTAGTGTAAAGCATAACGCATCAGATCTACATCTTTCTGCAGGTGTTCCTCCTATGGTACGTATAGATGGCGAAGTAAGAAAGCTTGGAGTGCCAGCTTTTAGCCATGCAGATGTACATCGTTTGGTTTTTGAGATCATGAACGATGCTCAACGTAGCGAGTATGAAGAAAAACTGGAGGTCGATTTCTCATTTGAACTTCCTCAAGTTGGACGTTTTCGTGTGAATGCTTTCAATCAAGCACGCGGCTGCGCAGCTGTATTTCGTACTATTCCAGTGGAGATCCCAACATTAGAGCAGTTGGATGCACCGGAAATATTTGAAAAAATAGCTAATTATGAGAAAGGTTTAGTTTTGGTTACTGGGCCTACTGGTTCTGGTAAATCGACAACCTTGGCGGCCATGGTCGATTATGTGAATCGTCACCATAATAAGCATATCTTAACCATTGAAGATCCGATCGAGTTCGTTCACACCAATAACAAAAGCTTAGTGAATCAGCGTGAAGTCCATCGTGATACTCACAGTTTTAAAAATGCTTTACGTTCAGCTTTGCGTGAAGACCCTGATGTGATCTTAGTGGGGGAGTTGCGAGACCAAGAGACGATCAGCTTAGCGTTAACCGCAGCCGAAACAGGACACTTAGTTTTTGGTACGTTGCACACCAGCTCTGCGGCGAAAACTATTGACCGTATTATTGATGTCTTCCCAGGTAGCGATAAAGATATGGTTCGTTCGATGATGTCTGAGTCATTACGTGCGGTGATTGCTCAAAAACTCTTAAAACGCATTGGTGGTGGGCGAGTTGCGTGTCATGAAATTATGATGGCAACCCCTGCAATTCGTAACTTGATCCGTGAAGATAAAGTCGCGCAAATGTACTCCATCATTCAAACCGGCGCCGCTCATGGCATGCAAACCATGGAGCAAAATTCGAAACAGCTCATTGCTCAAGGTTTGGTTGAGTTGGAAGAAGTGCAGAAAAAAATTGAAATAGAAACCTCACTGTTTTAAATAATTGACCTCCCCATTTAGCGTTAGAAGAGACGAGTACAATCATGGAATTAAATCAAATCCTCGCGGGGATGAATGAAGAAAAAGCATCGGATCTTTATATTACTGTCGGTGCTCCTATTCTCTTTCGTATTGATGGGGAGCTAAGACCACAAGGTGAAAAGCTATCAGAAGATCAGGTAACAAGCTTGCTTGATGCGATGATGGATGCCGATCGTCAGAATGAGTTTCGCCAATCCCGTGAATCAAATTTTGCGATTATGAGAGATTTTGGGCGTTTTCGTGTGAGTGCTTTTTTCCAGCGAGAACTGCCAGGCGCGGTGATTCGCCGTATTGAAACGGTGATCCCGACGTTTGAGCAATTGAAATTGCCCGTGGTATTACAAGACCTTGCGATTGCAAAACGTGGATTAGTGCTGGTGGTTGGTGCGACTGGTTCGGGTAAATCGACATCAATGGCCGCGATGACAGGCTATCGCAATAGCAATCGGTCGGGTCATATTTTGACGGTAGAAGATCCGATTGAATTCGTGCATGAACATCAGCGTTGTATTGTGACCCAGCGTGAAGTCGGTTTAGACACGGATAGCTATGAAGTGGCGTTGAAAAACTCACTGCGTCAGGCTCCAGATATGATCTTAATTGGTGAAATTCGTAACCGAGAAACCATGGAATACGCGATGACGTTTGCTGAAACCGGGCATCTTTGTATGGCGACTCTGCACGCGAATAACGCTAACCAAGCCTTAGAACGCATTTTGCACTTAGTACCGAAAGAGCAAAAAGAGCAGTTCCTATTCGATCTTTCTATGAACTTAAAAGGCATTGTGGCTCAGCAATTGATTCGTGATAAAAACGGAAAAGGTCGTCATGGGGTATTTGAGATCTTGCTTAATAGTCCAAGGATCTCAGATTTGATCCGTCGAGGCGATCTACATGAATTAAAAGCGACAATGGCGAAATCTCAAGAGATTGGAATGCAAACCTTTGATCAATCACTGTATAAGTTAGTCGTGGAAGGGAAGATCAATGAGGAAGATGCACTTCATAGTGCTGATTCAGCGAACGATCTACGTTTAATGCTGAAAACACAGTCCAAAACAGATTCTGACAGTAGCAGCTTAAGTGGCATAAAAATCGAAATGGATTAATGGTTAAGGGCGGGGATTTGCTGTAGTCATTGAATTCAATTAAATAAGTTCTAGTGGGGAAATCCGCTAGAACTTATTTTTTACTGATGAGTTTTATCCAAAGAGTGAGGGTTACTCACCCCATTGAGCTTCAAACCAACTCTCTAGAATAACAACCGCAGATTGGCAGTCGATATTGCCTTTGCTTAACGCTTTGTATCCACCCATCTCAAATAGTTCTTCACGAGCTGTCGTGGTTGAAAGTCGTTCATCATGCAGTTCGACTGTATAACCGAACCGGCCATGAATTCGATTGGCAAATTTCTTCGCTCTAGCGGTGATCACTTCGAGGTCTTTGCCATTTAAATCAGTCGGAAGCCCGACCACGATAAGATCTGGTTGCCACTCTTTCAGCATTTTTTCGATATCATCCCAGTTAGGGATACCATCTTTAGCTTTAAAGGCTTTTAATGGGTTTGCGGTGCCTGTAATTTCTTGTCCAATGGCACTACCAATGCTTTTTGTGCCGTAATCGAAAGCGATAATTGAACGTGATTTTGTGTTGCTCATGCGTGTCCTGCTTGGGATGACAGTTGAGCAGCATCAATGCCGAGCATTTGCACTGCTTTTTGCCATCGTTCGTTAATAGGTGTTTCAAAAATGACGCTTGGATCGGCTTCAATAGTTAGCCATGAATTATCCGCAAGTTCGACTTCTAATTGACCCGGTTCCCAACCTGAGTAGCCCAAAGCAACTAAGTAGTTATTTGGCTCAGCTTCGGTTCCCAATACATTAAGAATGTCTTTAGAAGTTGTGACCGAGATTTTCTCCGTCATTTGAATGCTTGATTCATAGCTATCTTTGGGTTCGTGTAAAATAAACCCGCGATCTTCAGATACTGGCCCACCATTAAGTACTGGTTTCTCTAAACTCTCTACGTTTAATTGTGGGTGGATGTTATCCACATCAACTTGTTTCAACATTTTCCCTACAGTGACATCGATAGGAGCATTAATGATTAACCCCATTGCTCCCTCTTCATTATGTTCGCACAAGTAGATCACCGTACGTTTAAAGTAGGGGTCTTGCATTCCGGGCATTGCCACAAGAAAGTGATTGGTTAGGTCCATAACGATTCCTGTATCAAAGGGAAGAGAGTTAGGCAGTATATGTACTGCCTAAATTGAGTTATGCGTTAATTCGGCGTTCAATGGCATCCATTAATTTACCTGTAATTGAGATATCAAAAGCGGCTTCGATCTCTTTAATACAAGTAGGACTTGTGACATTAATTTCAGTCAATTTATCGCCAATAACATCTAAGCCAACAAAAATTAAGCCTTTCTCTTTTAACGTTGGAGCGACTGCTTGTGCAATCTTAAGGTCGGTTTCACTCAGTGGGCGTGCTTCACCTCTACCGCCTGCTGCTAAATTCCCACGAGTTTCCCCTTTAGCTGGAATTCTTGCTAAGCAGTATGGCATTGGCTCACCATCGACGACTAAAATACGCTTATCACCGTTGCTGATATCAGGAACAAAGGTTTGCGCCATGCAGTAGTTTTGTCCATGGTTCGTCAGTGTTTCAATGATCACTGATACGTTTGGATCGCCCGCTTTTACACGGAAAATGGACGCACCACCCATTCCATCTAGCGGTTTAAGGATCACATCGCCGTGCTCTTCTCTAAATGCTTTAATCTTCTCTGCTTTACGCGTCACTATGGTGGTCGGCGTTAGTTCAGGGAACCATGCGGTGAACAACTTCTCATTACAATCACGTAGGCTTTGTGGTTTGTTGACAATGAGAGCACCATTTTCTTCAGCACGTTCAAGAATGTAAGTCGCGTAAATGTATTCAGTATCAAAAGGAGGATCTTTACGCATTAGCACGGCATCAAGATCAGATAAAGCGATGGTTTGCTCTGACTTAAATTCGTACCAATCGTTTGGATCTTCTTTTAGCTCAACGACTTTTGTATCAGCAATGGCGACGCCTTGATCTAAGTGTAGATCATCCATCTCCATATAGTGAATTTCATAGCCGCGACGCTGTGCTTCAAGCATCATGGCAAAGCTAGAGTCTTTTTTGATATTAATGGATGAAATAGGATCCATTACGATGCCAAGTTTGATCATTGTTATTCTCCAGTTAGCCTAGATCGCCGAAACGAACTTGTAAGGCTGTGATAGCGGTAAGCGCGGCAGTTTCGGTACGAAGTACTCGTGGGCCAAGCAAAGTTTCTTCAAATTTGTATTGTTCTGTCATGCTGATCTCTTCAGCTGATAAGCCGCCTTCTGGGCCGATAAGCAGACGAACTTTCTCTACAGGTTCAGGAAGTGTATTGATTGAATATTTTGCTCTAGGATGAAGGTTTAACTTTAGAGCATCGCTATTTTCAGCACACCAAGCTTCAAGTTGCATGATTGGGCGAATGGTTGGGACGATATTACGCCCTGATTGTTCGCAAGCTGCGATAGCAATTTTCTGCCATTGAGCCAGTTTCTTCTCAAATCGTTTCGTGTCAAGTTTTACGCCACAACGTTCCGAGATCAGTGGAGTAATGGTATTAACACCAAGTTCAACCGACTTTTGAATGGTGAATTCCATTTTATCACCACGTGATACCACTTGACCTAAATGTAGGTTGAGAGGGGATTCTGAGCTGCGTTCAACACGGCTAGTGACTTCTACATCAACATGTTTTTTGCTTACTTG
It encodes:
- a CDS encoding type IV pilus twitching motility protein PilT is translated as MDISELLDFSVKHNASDLHLSAGVPPMVRIDGEVRKLGVPAFSHADVHRLVFEIMNDAQRSEYEEKLEVDFSFELPQVGRFRVNAFNQARGCAAVFRTIPVEIPTLEQLDAPEIFEKIANYEKGLVLVTGPTGSGKSTTLAAMVDYVNRHHNKHILTIEDPIEFVHTNNKSLVNQREVHRDTHSFKNALRSALREDPDVILVGELRDQETISLALTAAETGHLVFGTLHTSSAAKTIDRIIDVFPGSDKDMVRSMMSESLRAVIAQKLLKRIGGGRVACHEIMMATPAIRNLIREDKVAQMYSIIQTGAAHGMQTMEQNSKQLIAQGLVELEEVQKKIEIETSLF
- a CDS encoding YqgE/AlgH family protein yields the protein MDLTNHFLVAMPGMQDPYFKRTVIYLCEHNEEGAMGLIINAPIDVTVGKMLKQVDVDNIHPQLNVESLEKPVLNGGPVSEDRGFILHEPKDSYESSIQMTEKISVTTSKDILNVLGTEAEPNNYLVALGYSGWEPGQLEVELADNSWLTIEADPSVIFETPINERWQKAVQMLGIDAAQLSSQAGHA
- the gshB gene encoding glutathione synthase, which encodes MIKLGIVMDPISSINIKKDSSFAMMLEAQRRGYEIHYMEMDDLHLDQGVAIADTKVVELKEDPNDWYEFKSEQTIALSDLDAVLMRKDPPFDTEYIYATYILERAEENGALIVNKPQSLRDCNEKLFTAWFPELTPTTIVTRKAEKIKAFREEHGDVILKPLDGMGGASIFRVKAGDPNVSVIIETLTNHGQNYCMAQTFVPDISNGDKRILVVDGEPMPYCLARIPAKGETRGNLAAGGRGEARPLSETDLKIAQAVAPTLKEKGLIFVGLDVIGDKLTEINVTSPTCIKEIEAAFDISITGKLMDAIERRINA
- a CDS encoding PilT/PilU family type 4a pilus ATPase; amino-acid sequence: MELNQILAGMNEEKASDLYITVGAPILFRIDGELRPQGEKLSEDQVTSLLDAMMDADRQNEFRQSRESNFAIMRDFGRFRVSAFFQRELPGAVIRRIETVIPTFEQLKLPVVLQDLAIAKRGLVLVVGATGSGKSTSMAAMTGYRNSNRSGHILTVEDPIEFVHEHQRCIVTQREVGLDTDSYEVALKNSLRQAPDMILIGEIRNRETMEYAMTFAETGHLCMATLHANNANQALERILHLVPKEQKEQFLFDLSMNLKGIVAQQLIRDKNGKGRHGVFEILLNSPRISDLIRRGDLHELKATMAKSQEIGMQTFDQSLYKLVVEGKINEEDALHSADSANDLRLMLKTQSKTDSDSSSLSGIKIEMD
- the ruvX gene encoding Holliday junction resolvase RuvX, which gives rise to MSNTKSRSIIAFDYGTKSIGSAIGQEITGTANPLKAFKAKDGIPNWDDIEKMLKEWQPDLIVVGLPTDLNGKDLEVITARAKKFANRIHGRFGYTVELHDERLSTTTAREELFEMGGYKALSKGNIDCQSAVVILESWFEAQWGE
- the proC gene encoding pyrroline-5-carboxylate reductase, whose product is MDHKKIAFIGAGNMARSIIAGLVASGYPADHITATAPSETRRKPLEQDYKILTTDDNFAAASQADVVVLSVKPQMMEEVCKPLQAINYGNKLVISIAAGISATRLNEMLATELNLVRVMPNTPSLLGKGMSGLYASSNVDESNKMFASDLMSAVGEVCWVEQESGINNIIAAAGSAPAYFFLFMEAMQAEAIEQGFDKETARLLVQQSALGAAEMVVANPETELSTLREQVTSKGGTTAEALRTFNEHQLSDTVAKAMQAAVSRAEEMEKLF
- a CDS encoding YggS family pyridoxal phosphate-dependent enzyme, with product MNSIQQNIKHITSQIRSCEQKCGRAPESVQLLAVSKTKPLEAILEAAQAGQVRFGENYVQEGVDKVKHFSEQHSNLNFEWHFIGPIQSNKTKPIAENFHWVHTVSRAKIAQRLSDQRPEGLPPLQVLIQVNTSGEASKSGASEQEIFEIAELISSLPNLTLRGLMSIPANVTDHQSQLAAFNQLTQINDKLAEQYSGLDTLSMGMSGDMDAAIEAGSTMVRIGTALFGARDYR
- the rsmE gene encoding 16S rRNA (uracil(1498)-N(3))-methyltransferase, which gives rise to MRVPRIYHPELIHGLGTIALCEDAAGHIGRVLRMKEGQEVLLFDGSNAEFPAVITQVSKKHVDVEVTSRVERSSESPLNLHLGQVVSRGDKMEFTIQKSVELGVNTITPLISERCGVKLDTKRFEKKLAQWQKIAIAACEQSGRNIVPTIRPIMQLEAWCAENSDALKLNLHPRAKYSINTLPEPVEKVRLLIGPEGGLSAEEISMTEQYKFEETLLGPRVLRTETAALTAITALQVRFGDLG